ttgggagtcccaggtcatgggttcgactcccggctctgccacttgtcagctgtgtgactgtgggcaagtcacttcacttctctgtgcctcagttccctcatctgtaaaatggggattaagatgaagattgtgagcctcacatgggacaacctgatgaacttgtatctaccccagcacttagaacagcgctggctcagtggaaagagcctgggctttggagtcagagctcatgagttcgaatcccagctctgccacctgtcagctgtgtgactgtgggcaagtcacttaacttctctgtgcctcagttacctcatctgtaaaatgaggatgaagactgtgagtcccacgtgggacgacctgattccccggtgtctaccccagcgcttagaacagtgctctgcacatagtaaacacttaacaaataccaacattattccccctCACCTCTGCACTAGTCTGTTGTAAGACCCtcactagactatgagctcctttttttttaaagtgatatttgttaagtgcttactatgggcaaggcaatcactctactaagtgctggagtagatacaagtcaatcaggttggacacagtccatgtcccacctggggtgcacagttttaatccccatttttacagataaagtaactgagacacagagaagtgaagtgacttgcccaaggtcacacaacagacaagaggtgaaacagggattagaacctgaccagacccaccctctatccactaggccatgctgcttctagacttcTTGAGGTCAGTGATTGTGAAtgagtgtctatcaactctattgttctgtattcgtctaagcgcttagttcagtgttctgcacatggtgggcacacattaaatactattgattgattgattgatttatatgggGCACGGGGATTTGATGATATAAAAATTTCAGAAAATTTCAGCTTCTCCCCCTAGTAGCCcaacatggaccatccaacactcctaactcttcactcagtcagtcgtatttattgggcgcttaatgtgtacagagtactgtactaagtgcttgggagagtacaatacaacaataaaaagacacgttcactgcccacaacgagcttgcagtctaaagggagggagacagacatcaatacaaataaataaattacagatatgtacataagtgctgtggggctgggagaggggaagaacaaggggaacggacagggtgatgcagaagggagtggtagaagaagaaaggaggggctttaataataatgataataataataattttggtatttattaagtgcttactacgtgccaggcactgtactaagcgctgaagaagggtcagggacagagaaggacagagagggaagggagaagaggaaaggaacaggaaaacagcatggcgtaatggctagagtacgggcctgggagtcagaaggtcatgggttctaatccaggctctgccacttgtctgtccttctctgtccctgactcctccctctctgaccctgactctccctcctgtgacccagcccagaccatccaacacccctctctcctttccacccctgactctcccccagcaacCCAGCATGGCCCCTCATCCCTGGATCTACCCACAGCACTCTGGAACTGGAGGACCTTCTTGGCTGCACTATTTCCCCTGGCAGTGAATTCCTTCAGTTTCCCACCCCCTGGGGTAACAAGAATGAGAGCAATCCTGGGCTGTAGACTGTGTGCCAAGTCCTGACTacgcactgggttagatagaaaatCATCAAATCAGATCACAGATCACAACAGAAGCATTTCCTTCTGTTGATGTTAACCTGACACCTTCAAGCCTCCTGTGAGCCTGGTTCTTCTCAGCAAGGAGTCATCAGCAGGTCACCTGGGCCacaaccctgggcaagttgccaGCCTTGTGACCCCAAGAGAGACTATGGCCTACGCAAGTTGGGGCCACACAAGTCCAACCTGGGGTCCCTAAGGAGGCATCTATCGCCCTTATCTCCCACAGAGAGCTGTTTCCCTAGAAGAATTTACCTACCAGAGGGAGTTGGGCCCAGTACTCCCTATGGATCTTCGTTAATTGCTAATTGACTtgtaagcacatctcctctataataataataataataatgatgatgatgatggtatttgttaagctcttactatgtgccaaacactgttctagatgctggggtagatacaagattaacagtttgtcccatgtggggctcactgtcttcatccccattttacagatgagggaaccaaggcccagagaagttaatgatgatgttggtatttgttaagcgcttactatgtgcagagcactgttctaagcgctggggtagatacagggtaatcagattgccccccgtggggctcacagttaatccccattttccagatgaggtaactgaggcacagagaagttaagtgacttgcccaaagtcacacagctgacaagtgacggagtcgggattcaaacccatgacctctgactcccaagcccatgctctttccactaagccatgctgcttctagttattgagcgcttactgtgggcagagaactgtatgtactaagcagttgggagagcacattacagccaagatggtagacacattccctgcccacactaagtttacagtttaagagtttgtgtgtgggggggtcacTTAGGCACTCTATCACCTAAAACCCCTAGTTTTCAACCCGTAACCTATTGGTGAACCCAATCATGTTCTATTtctttatggcattcgttaagtgcttactatgtgacaagcactgtttcagcgctggggtagatacaagtaaattgggttggtcacagttgctgtccctcatgggtctcacagtctaactaagagggagaaggggtactgaatccccaatttgcagttgaggaaactgaagcactgagaggtaaagtgacttgcccaaggtcacacagcataataataataataataattgtggtatttgttgagctgcttactatgtgccaggtactgtactaagagctgaggtagatacaagcaaatcaggttggacacactctttgtcccacactgggctcaaagtcttattccccattttacagaggaagtaactgagacacaaagaagtgaagtgacttgccctaggtcacacagcagacaattggaggagctgggattagaactcaggacctcctgactcccaggcggttatactgtccactaagccacactgcttctccactgtatgGTTAGGCTCCCCcacttttttttgcatttttaaaaatgtataatggtatttgttaaacgcttactgtgtgtcaagcactattctaagcactggaatagatgcaagttaatcaggttggacagagttcctgttccacatggggctcacagtccaagtgggagggtgaacaggtattgaatcctaattATGCAGctgtagaaactgaggcccagtgaagtgacttggtcaaggtcacacaggtggcaaggggcagagtcgcaattagaacctagctcctgagagaagcaatgtagcctagtggatagagcacgggcctgggagtcagaaggaacctgggttctaatcccggttccacagcttctctgctgggcgatcttgggcaagtcatttcacttctctgggcctcaattccctcatttgtaaaatcttaAGACTACTAAGattaagacttagtacagtgcctgacacatagtaagcgcttcacaaatactatttttttaaaaaagattctctgattcccaggcctgtgctttttccacaaggccttgcTGTTCTCTACCCCCAGTccaggctctccccacttcagtccatcctCCACACTGTCTGCTTCGAGCATCTTCCTGAACCACTGCTTGGCCACACATCTTTCCACTCTTCACAAACTTTCAGAAGCTCCCTACCGCTGACTTCAAAATTCTGCACCAGATTTCTCCCTCTTCACACATTATCCCCCTTTGCCTGCagctccccagctcacactcttcattccgcCCAAGtttctgtgtattctctcccagtgcttagcacagtgctctgcccacagtaaatgcttattactactatgactaaCACTACTATTAATACTTCTACTCCACTTGTAGCAATACCTTGCTTTTGAGTCCCCCATCTCTGACTCCTCACTCATgttcttcccccagcctggagccCTCTCACTCGAAATATAATACAgtgaataataatggcagtacttgttaagcacttactatgggtcaagcactgtgctaagggccggTGCACATTCAAgatcatgtggctcagtggaaagagcctgggcttcggagtcagaggtcatggattcgactcccggctctgccacttgtcagctgtgtgactgtgggcaagtcacttaacttctctatgcctcagttacctcatctgtaaaatggggattaactgtgagccccacgtgggacaacctgattaccctgtatctaccccagcgcttagaacagtgctctgcacatagtaagcgcttaacaaataccaacataaataagATCATCAGCTCGATATGGGGcacgcagtccaagtaggagggagaacaggtattgcagatgagggaaccgaggcacagagaagttaagtgacgtgtccaaggtcacataggtaagtggcaagccaggattagaacccaggtcctctgacttccaggcctgtgctctttccattagaccatgctgcttctctgtccattaggctCCTGTTCatctaaaagcccatctcctttggggagtcttccctgattaattcacaacatcTCGGTCACAGGAACCCAACACTACCCTCAACacttataatcaatcagtcaacggtatttattgagtgcttactgtgtgcagaacactgcattaaatgcttggaggagtacagtacaatagagttggtagacaagatccctgccatcaaggagctttcagtctactaggtgaggcagacactaaaattataGATAGAGGGAAGTGATAGAATTTAGTTGTGTATCTAAGTGTTACTAGGGAAGGGACAGTGGTCGAGTAACTAAGTCTTAGGTGATGCAGGAGAGCTGAAGTggctggacagtgctctgcacatagctcttGATATATGCTACTGACTGATTATTTTTTAGGGACAAAATTGGACAAGCTGAACTTGGACAAATGAGGTGGACCAGTGGAAATATCAGTCCCTGATAGGAAAGGGAAAATTGATAACAGGACAGTGAAAAAGTGGAGCTTTATGGGTTTTTTGTatagtaataagtgcttactatgtgccaggtactgttctaagcactggggtaaatacaagctgatcaggttggacccaaaccctgtcccacatggagctcacagttttaatctccattttacagatgagggaactgaggcccagagaagtgaagtgattaccccaaggtcacacagcagacaagtggcagagctgggattataatccaggtccttctgactcccaggcccatgttctgtccactaggccatgctgcttctccatgttgctactttactgagtgtttcctgtgtgcagagcactgtactaagtgcttgggagagtacagcagagttggtagacatgttccctgtccacaaagggcttacactctagagatccCAGGAGGGAGAAACtctggtgggcctgggagtcagaagacctgggttctaatcccagctctgccacttgtctgctgtgtgaccttgggcaagtcacttcactgtgcctcagtttcctcatctgtaaaatggggattaagaccgtgaaccctttgtgggacagacactgtgtccaaaacgatttgcgtgtatccaccccagtgcttagaacagagcatggcacatagtaagcacttagcaaataccattattattactattatgattatggttattattagagggggatacagacattaaaataaattacaaatatggacacaagtgctgtggggatgagggtggggtgctcCAAGGggacagatgatgcagaagggagagagaatcagggaaaagagggcttaaatggggaaggtctcttggaggagatgtgacaacGGAAGAGTTTCTGCATTCCATTTAGAAACTCAACTAAGGTGGCCTCAAATTTCCTGAGTGGAGGTGGCAGGAGAGATGCAGCTGAGGAtatccctcttttccttcagcTTGGGAAGTGAAAGTGGTCTTCAGAACAGAAACTCTCAGGAGAGGGCGAGAGAGGCCATCTATTAAAATTAACATCTGTTTCTGCAGTCACTAACAAATGTGATACTTCATTGAATTTCAGTTTCTAGTGATGGTTTCCTGTTTACGAAGATTCAGGTAGAACCGTTAACCTACTTGGTGGGTGAGGGGTCTAAGTTGCTGATTTTTATACTGTGATCGACTCTTTGAAACATCTCTGAAGACGTTATGTAAACCAAGATGATTCCTTTAGCTCAGAAGGTCTCCCAGAGCAATTCTCCTGTCCAGTAGCAACTCTATTCTCAGTAGAGAATGGGGACGGACCCCATCAGCAGCTCTACCGATGGTGTGGATCGTGGAACCTGGACCTGTTCTTCCAGCTGGGACATAATGCTAAATTGGGAAGACAGGAATAAAGTTCATATTGACTAAGACacattggggggaggggggaaaaaaagaagattaAACAGGGAGAGCTGTAAGATGGAACAGTTGGGGCCCAAAAACAGTCACATGTACCGGAAGAGGAAAGACAGCAAATTCAGCAGAAAAAGATCTGGGGGCCAGAACTAGTAACAAACAGAATACGAGACAGCAACGTACTGCGGTTATTCACACAGCCACACAAGTGTGACCCGTGAGGAAAAGGGACAACAGCCTGATATCCAAGCAGCTGCTGCATAGTGAGCTGAAATTAGGAAGTCAAAAgccaggaggacagaggaaacctGTTAAGGATCTGGCAGAACAagacctcagacaatgctgccttccagctgaagactgggagtcatTTGCCACAGAGAGACCAGACTGAAGCCCTGCAACTGGGAAAGGAGTGACTCTTTGCAAGCAGACACTTCTCAGGGcctgagagacaaggagacaaaagtgAAAGCGACACCAGATGCTGCAAATAtcaaatgtgtctgtgtgtgcgtggTGTGGTCAGGCCTGTAGTtgtgcattggccttttcagtcacacgcgCACCCAAAGTTGAATATCACGGTCACTGGTGGTGTTTTCATCAAgcactacatatatatatatatatatatatatatatatacatatatatatgttttatatagagagatagatagagagtTATATATTGTTACATACTTTGTTTTGTTATTCGGAGACAACGGAGTAGACATATGAACAGGTTCATGATAGGAAGGGATTGAAAAGTAGACTTGAAATAGAATTGAGAAGGAGAGACAAGGCCATTGCAgatcagccccatgtaggacagggactgcatacaATCtgctttttttaatcaatcagtggtatttattgagtgcttatttgtatGTGCACCagggtttagtataatgcttggcacattctactactattactaataataattattagcgcTTTGTACAAgctctagtacttagtacaagctcagtactaagtgcttagtgcagtgttttgcacacagtaagcactcaataaatatgattaaatgattgaatgaataattgtggtatttgtatttgaTTTATGTTTTGCTTACTATCCCTCGAGTTGAAAGAGGCCTCAAGAGGTCATGTTTCAGTTTCCTGCCTTCAAACAAGTAGAAGACCATCCAGGAAAGATAATGTCTATTCTTTACTTAAAGATCTTCAGGCATGGAGAAACCACAGCCTCCCTAGATAACCCATTCCACTTTTTATTGCTTTCATAGTcatattcaagcacttagttcagtgctctgcatatagtaagcactcaataaacaccaacgaTAGATTGCTTTCTTTAGGCTCAGTGGGAAATTCCAGTGCTTTCATTTAAGCCTATATCCTCTTGGTCACTCTGTAGTGGATAGGGAGAAGACTGGCAGTATTCGTCCttttcttttatgttgttttagtattttattattaataataaatacaaatacaaaaaatggtatttgttaggcacttactatgtgccaggcactgttctaagtgctagggtagttaccaaataatcaggttggacacagtccctgtcccacacagggctcacagtcttaatccctgttttacagatgagggaacttaggcacagagaagctaagtgacttgcccaaggtcacacagcatgcaagtggtacagctgggattagaacccatgaccttctgactcccaggcccgtgctctatccactgggccatgctgcttctctagtgttttGTTGTTCTTCACGTGTCTATCATCAGTCCACCCCTGCCCTCTTTatccttagattgggagtcccttgaagggcagggactgtgcctaatttccacctatgtattctttcccagtgttttgtcctgggctttgcacagagcaagcacttaataaatactattactcctactagCACTGGTATGTATTCAGCACCTACTAAATGcagtcctgtcttatgctgtcgagtcgattCCGACCCATAGCCACGCCATGGacccttctctcccagaacgccccgctctccatctgcagtcattctggtagtgtatccatagagttttcttgttaaaaatccagaagtgatttaccactgccgccttccgtgtagtaaactcgagtctctgccctcggctctctcccatgccgctgctgtccagcatgggtgagttttgatttgtagcagattgccttccactcgctagccactggccaagtgaggaatggaatggataggcctctgcttgactctccctctcgtagctgagactggtagagtactgaaaactctccatgtgtgaccctgagaggggactaaatGCAGTGCGCTATACAaaatgcttggaaaggacaacagacgcataagactcattccctgtcccacctcNNNNNNNNNNNNNNNNNNNNNNNNNNNNNNNNNNNNNNNNNNNNNNNNNNNNNNNNNNNNNNNNNNNNNNNNNNNNNNNNNNNNNNNNNNNNNNNNNCCTCACCCAGGTAGGCATCGCGGGTTCCATTTTGAGCCACAGAAATGTTGTAGAAGGTCCAAGATGCGTTGGTGTCAAGGAGCTCCAGGCCTCCAGCCCAATCATAAGCCCCAGGAGCCCCCAGTACCACGgaatcctgggagccagaggcctctGTTAGGTCTCCCTTTGGAGTCCCCCACAGGTGGAGACCCCCACCTGTGGCTTGCCACCCCCTCTTATTCCCTGGAATGAGGGCCAGGGTGGGGCCAGGGAGGGCTGCTTCTTCAGATCAGAGACCTCTGGGATCGAACCCTGCTTCCACTCTACTCCTCCTCCACAAGACGGGctgtgaaagaggaggaggaggaggaagagtgggcagGTCTCTGGGTCCAAGCAGCTGCTGGAGGGTTCTGGGAGTTAGGGCGCCAGCTTggggctctccctgcctctcacttACAGCGGTGAGGAGGCTGCTGATGCCGGCCTGAGACAGCTCCTTCTGCAGGCTGCTTGCATTGGTCGTCTGCTCGCTCcctgatgtggaggggaggaggacaggggtggaACAGAGAAGAGACTCAGGCAGAGCCGCCCTACCTTGGCTCCTCAACTCAGCTCCCCTCCCACTGTGGCCCTCAAAGCAGCCCTTGCACCTTCAATGCTGAAGATTCTCTCCTGTAGCTGTTTCTGGATGGAGGCCAGAGCACCGAAGTCCCCCACCTGGAAAACCTTGCCCTCCCCTGGTGAGGCAATGACCTTCAGCTCCTCCTGGGCAATGGGGTTATTGAAGGCTTGGCCCACCTggcgaggaggggaagagagggttgaGGGGACAGGAAGAATGACGGGGACATGGCAGGGAGTTGGAGAGGGCAGGTGGGAACGTGGATCTGGGTGAACGAAAACTGCACCTGGATTCTTTGAGCTGCCCGGATCCATTCGGATCGCCTGGAtggatcagtcgatcgatcgatcgatcagtcaatccatggtatttactgaatgcttactgtatgcagaacacagtgctgagtgcttgggagagtttgatacaacagagttggtaggaattaTAATCATTTGGGTCTCTTGAGAGTTATCAGCTGTGATTCTAATTCTAGGtctggctctgccagtggcctgccaggtgaccctgggcaagtcactttacctctcttgacctcagttttctcatttgtaaattgggaaaAACAATTCTTGCCTTTTCCTACCTCACAGGATTGTTGTGAACATAAAGTGAGATCACCGATGTTCAAGGTATTGTTACCACAATTACTGCTGAATCCTCATCCTGCCATCCCACTATCCTCGGCTATTCCTTTCGTTTGCAGTGATCCAGTGGCCTATCTGAGTGGGGCCAGGTTTGACTGGACCTCTGGAGCCTCCACTGACCCCACCCCCGCCTACCCCTGCAGAACTCTATAGAGCTGAAGACTGGGAGGGGACAGGGCAGGGACAAGGCCAGGATGGGGTGGGACCCAGCAGACTGGAGTTTCCCCTCCATACTCCAATGGCCAACCGGAGCAGTCCAGCCTCATCAGCAGCCTTGTTGGCATCCTCAAAGGTAACTTTCAGGTCATTGGACTGTCCGTCTGTCAGGATGATGAGCAGCTTCTTGGTgtggggccgggccccccgctcAGGGGTGAATATGTTCTTGCTagagagcagaagggaagaggtgagagtGGTTGTGCCCTGGACAGCCCTATCTTCTGAcccttacctcctcctccttccccactccccctccccgccctccgactGCCTCTCAGTTACCTCTACATGCCCTTTTCTCCCATGCCTGGGAGCAGGATGGTTGACAGACTTACGTGGCAAAGAGAATGGCCGAAGGGGTGTGGGTTTGGCCCCCAATATGGGGGAAGTTGTAGAGATCATTGTCGATgttgccctttgtctgctggtaTCTTTTGAAGTCAAATACCACATCGTTGGTAGTGGCAAATTGGACCACAGAGAACTAAGAGCCAAGGAGGGAGATAAGATAAGGGAGAGAAACCATGTGGGGAGGAGGACTGTGGGGGAGGACAGCTTGAGCcattgaaaagagcatgggactgggagtcaggagatccaggttctagtcccggctcggcctgctgtgggaccttggacaagtcacttaattgctctgggcctcagtttcctcatctctgaaatggggggaATCATATCCATCCCTCCCCTACTTACATGGATGCTGTGAGGATGTTGGGAGATGagtggctaatggaaagagcatgggcctgggagtcaaaggacctgggctctaatcccaactcctctgccatgtgaccttgggcaagtcacttaacaactctgtgctccagcttcctcatctgtaaagtggggattcaacatctgttctccctcctacttagactgggagtcccttgtgggacagggactgtgtccaatctgatcatcttgtatttaaccccagcacttaatgtttaacaaatactagtggggtaaagggcccagagaagttaggtgacttgctcaaggtcacacagcaaatgagtggtgaagctggggttagaagccggGCATCCTGATATCCAGGTCtgggcactttccattaggccacactacttccatcCCAGTTCATGCTGAGAATGAGCGTTTCTGGGCaccgaggggcagagggtggccaTACCTGGATGTTGGCACCCTGGACAGCCTTGATGAGGCTGCTGATGAAGGTCTTGGCACGCCGGAAGTCCTCTGTATTGATACTGCTGGAGTCATCACACAGGATCACAGCATCTACCCCTGACACGCATTCTGTTGGGTTTGGAGGGGTTGGTAGGGAGGGACACTGTGAGGAGACACTAAGCATGCAAGTGGGGGAGAAGAAATTGGGGTGTCTGAGAGGGAGACACCTCCGACTGCAAAATCAGAGGAAACACTGGAGCCCCAAGAGAACTGCTACCCGTTGGCCTGTGACGAGCAGGTGTGGAATAGGAAAGAGGTCACTTCTAGGTGGACAAGGAAGTTAAGCCAGACAAATGCCTGGTGCTCTCTTGTCTCACTACCTTGACCTCAACCCTCTAGAGGCACTAGGCTGGGTGGCCTTGTATCCGGTGTTCGGGACCGTGGGATAGGGAGGGTCAGCAAAGGAGTGTCGGGTCTTCTTGAGTGCTATCGGTGGCTACTCTAAGTCCAGGGGGGTCTGAACTGGGAAGAGCTTGGGTTGGGGGGAAATGGCCTGCAAGGGGTCAATCCCAGCTAGTTATGGCTCTCTCCTGGTTCTGAAGCCTCTGGGACACTGGTTTTAGTCTGGCACCTCCCTGGAGTTCAAGCAAGTCTGTTCTTGGAGGACTCAGGATGACTCTGGGAGCGAAGTCTCCCAGGACATCCATCTCTGGCAACCGGCTGGAGCCAACCTCCTTTGGACAGGAGAGgaatggggcaggggggtgggtgggcagaccacccctcccagtcccaggAATGGGTCCAATATCCCTAGGCTGGGGGTAACTAGGCCAAGATCCAAGGCTGGAAAGTAGGAGCCCAGGACtgactcctcccccctccactctCATTTGGCTTGGAGAGGACCCTTACCTGGCTGGGGGGGCGCAGCTCCTTGGGGGCCTCGGTGGGGCTCTGGAAGACATAGCAGACCCCGCTGAGGAAGGGGTTTCTCTCACACCAGTGCATTAAGGTgggaccacaggcctgggggtggggaagcatGAAAATCAGTAGGGGAACCCGAGAGCCAtaacccctccccactgccctccccactgTGACTCAGGCTACTCACAATGATCTTGCTCCCTGCAGTCCCCTTGGATCggagagagaggcccagagagatgttcTCTGTGTCTGGGGgacaagaagggagggaaggaggtaggaaggagcgggaggggaagagcagggacaGAGAATGGAGCA
This genomic stretch from Ornithorhynchus anatinus isolate Pmale09 chromosome X1, mOrnAna1.pri.v4, whole genome shotgun sequence harbors:
- the LOC103170860 gene encoding integrin alpha-M-like, which translates into the protein MSTVTTMLLRLLTLLQGPLFTRAFNMDTETPAIYPGDPKEEFGYQVVIGRSQNQPWLMVSAPRATDRAGNGTGALYLCKQPGSHCQPVPVPTLFLCPFSFPPFCSFGPHPELPAPFSVPALPLPLLPTSFPPFLSPRHREHLSGPLSPIQGDCREQDHLGREKPLPQRGLLCLPEPHRGPQGAAPPQPECVSGVDAVILCDDSSSINTEDFRRAKTFISSLIKAVQGANIQFSVVQFATTNDVVFDFKRYQQTKGNIDNDLYNFPHIGGQTHTPSAILFATKNIFTPERGARPHTKKLLIILTDGQSNDLKVTFEDANKAADEAGLLRLAIGVGQAFNNPIAQEELKVIASPGEGKVFQVGDFGALASIQKQLQERIFSIEGSEQTTNASSLQKELSQAGISSLLTADSVVLGAPGAYDWAGGLELLDTNASWTFYNISVAQNGTRDAYLGPEKCLLAKSHSFPSCRASVWSLCGK